The Microcystis panniformis FACHB-1757 region TTTTATCCATTCCCAAGCATGAACCCAGGACCCCACTACCCACAAAAGCAACCCGCATGAGAGTGAGTAATCCTTGTAAAGTGCCATCTTCCCCATTCGGTCCGTGGAGAATTGGAAACCAAACCTCAATTTCGCTCACTTCTGTGGGAAATTGCCAGATATTGACTTTTATCTCCCTCTCAATAGCTAGGGGTTGCCCAGAGGTTAAAATTTGTCTAGCAGTTGCTGCCGAATGCCAACAGCCATTTTTATCGATATAGAAGGGGATAACGGCGTATTTGTCAAGATTTTCGGGGTAATTAAAAGCTTGCAGGATCGATCGAGCCGAATTGATAGATACCTCATGTTCTCCCGATCGACCACCAAACAACAATCCTACCTTGATCTTATCCATATTATCCTCTCTAGACCCAGCTAGATCCTAAATTAGAGTTCAACTATCATATATACTATGGGCGGAGTTGACAATAGTTGCAATTGATTTAGAGGCGGCTGTTCCTCGTCAGATCCGGGTTTTGGCAAAACCTCAAGATAAATTAAGCTAAACGGCGCTTAACCTGCATGATCCAACAGCTATAACCCTTTTGGAGTCTATATCGGTGATCCGAAGTAAAAGCCGTTTAGCTTAATTATCGATCGGGCAAATACTGTCGGGCGGACAGAAATTCAAGCCCTCGGACAGACTACCCACTGTCTATTAAGTGAAAGCTTAGTAGATAAGGTAACTGGATGAACAGGGAATCCCGAAGCGCTTAGTGCGATGGGAGCGTCAACTAATCAAGAAAAGATGGCTCTCTGAGTCCTTGGGTGAAAAATGTTCACCACGTCACATTATGGACGGAAGCTTTCATTGGTGTCAACTTAAGCAAGAAGCTTAATTATTAAGAGTAGCTGATCATTCAAGAAAGAGGAAGTAAAAAATCGTAAAATAAGGCGGATAAATCTAAAAATAATTTTCATTCCTACCCCTACTATTTCTTTAGGTTTCAGAGGGAAAGTAACCAAACAGTTTTTTATAATCAGAGGCTAGATATCCTCGGTGAAAAAAACCTAATTCTTCAGCAATTTCATAAATTAATTTTGTCTGATTATTTTGGTTAAGAGATTGATGTAAAGCATTAAGACGAAGCAATTTAAAATAATTGTAAGGAGACATTTGATAGAAGTCTTTAAATATATATTCTAAGGTGCGTTGACTTACTTCCAAGTCTTGACAAATCGCTGGGATAGTAAGATCAGAACGCAGATTTTTTCTCATCATTTCTTCTGCTTTTTTGAGGATATAGGTGCGTCTGATAGTGTTTTTAGGGGTTTTAATATCTTTGGTTACTACTAAAGTCAAAAGAAAATCTTTGACAATTTCTTCTTTTAATTTTTGCCTGACAAAATTCAATCTTAATGCTTTTTTTGGCCCAGATATTTGTTGCCAATCTAAATTAAATAGCATTTGATAAAGTTGATGACAAGATTGTTGTAGATAACGAATTTTTTCCGATGGGCAAATCACAATAGAAGAAGCGGAAGAATTTAAAAACTTTTTCGCTTCTGGTAGCTCTAAAGTTTGGCACAATTGTTGCAGATAATTATCATGAACGTAAAGCTGAAAACGATTGGAAAAAGGATGTTGAAAAACGGAAATTTCTGATTT contains the following coding sequences:
- a CDS encoding helix-turn-helix domain-containing protein produces the protein MFIFDNKTNILINSQELTFKSEYVCDFSRYFQNREFLNVDALQLSGDHFEGYLSRIIIDEVMLELSQRNCLTNVAGVVHSKIWVFAIPVQVNSVFFQNLYPLENNYLGIIPPKSEISVFQHPFSNRFQLYVHDNYLQQLCQTLELPEAKKFLNSSASSIVICPSEKIRYLQQSCHQLYQMLFNLDWQQISGPKKALRLNFVRQKLKEEIVKDFLLTLVVTKDIKTPKNTIRRTYILKKAEEMMRKNLRSDLTIPAICQDLEVSQRTLEYIFKDFYQMSPYNYFKLLRLNALHQSLNQNNQTKLIYEIAEELGFFHRGYLASDYKKLFGYFPSET